In Selenomonas sp. TAMA-11512, a genomic segment contains:
- a CDS encoding ComEC/Rec2 family competence protein has protein sequence MRENRNGTRLFFTLCLMILLSFVVGCSSISGKSQAESETTSVAADEMLTVRVLDVGQGEAILIHTAASDTLIDTGDVDEQDKLRRELKAAGVKEISKLILTHPHADHIGGTPVIFSDYTVKEVYDNGEPTTTKLYRTYLKSIKEKGISYRNLKDGDVLELGDGARLEILSPTEAMVETSTNTKGKRNLNINSITARLVYGSFTMLLTGDAEKETELGILDRHDKSELRCDILKVGHHGSKTSSSAQWLNAVKPGVAVISCGKNNDYGHPHDITLKKLEKINAKVYRTDTDGTITIMSDGKTYKISIGRGVEQ, from the coding sequence ATGAGAGAAAATCGAAATGGAACGCGGTTATTCTTTACACTATGCCTGATGATTCTGCTTTCTTTCGTCGTCGGCTGTAGTTCGATCTCGGGCAAGTCTCAGGCGGAGAGTGAAACAACATCCGTTGCTGCTGATGAGATGCTTACCGTACGTGTTCTTGACGTAGGGCAGGGCGAAGCTATTCTCATTCATACAGCAGCAAGTGACACACTCATTGATACAGGGGATGTCGACGAGCAGGACAAGCTTCGACGAGAACTTAAAGCGGCGGGGGTCAAAGAGATCAGTAAACTTATTCTCACGCATCCGCACGCAGACCATATCGGAGGTACACCTGTCATATTTAGCGACTACACCGTCAAGGAGGTGTACGACAATGGCGAGCCTACCACGACGAAACTCTATCGGACATATTTAAAGTCAATAAAGGAAAAAGGAATCTCATACCGAAATCTCAAAGATGGCGATGTACTTGAGCTGGGGGACGGCGCTCGTCTTGAGATCCTTTCACCGACTGAGGCGATGGTCGAGACTTCAACGAACACCAAGGGGAAGCGAAATCTTAACATAAATTCCATTACAGCTCGTCTTGTCTATGGCAGCTTCACAATGCTTTTGACAGGCGATGCCGAGAAGGAAACAGAGCTTGGAATCCTCGATCGGCATGACAAAAGTGAGCTCCGATGTGATATCTTGAAGGTCGGGCACCATGGGAGCAAGACGTCGTCTTCTGCACAGTGGCTGAATGCCGTAAAACCGGGGGTGGCTGTAATCTCCTGCGGTAAAAATAATGACTATGGGCATCCGCATGATATCACACTCAAGAAGTTAGAAAAGATCAATGCGAAAGTATATCGCACGGATACCGATGGAACGATTACTATTATGAGCGATGGAAAGACGTATAAGATAAGTATAGGAAGAGGAGTGGAACAATGA